In Paenibacillus sp. FSL R7-0345, a single window of DNA contains:
- a CDS encoding D-alanine--D-alanine ligase — MGNTKCTVGLVYGGKSGEHEVSLQTAFAVMNAFDYDKYEIIPFYISKQGLWKVGETLGAPYGKIEQLKLEGPSGDMGMALNTVFSGLSGEEKIVDVMFPLLHGTNGEDGTIQGLFEMANVPYIGAGVLASAAGMDKVVMKKLFDEAGLEQCKYCYFSASAWKRKSHELIVGVEDRLGYPVFVKPANLGSSVGISKAVDKESLIKAVEFALKYDTKVIVEEFVDAREVEVAVLGNEEPEASVPGEIVSSGEYYDYAAKYIDGKSQMLIPAPLDPEVADSLREAALQAFRAIEGSGITRADFFLRKSDGKILINEVNTMPGFTPFSMYPLLWRETGVSYQTLLDRMVELALERYQFRQSLKYDNE, encoded by the coding sequence ATGGGGAACACGAAATGTACCGTAGGACTGGTGTACGGGGGCAAATCCGGGGAGCACGAGGTATCGCTGCAGACCGCATTTGCGGTCATGAACGCTTTTGACTACGATAAATATGAAATTATTCCATTCTATATTTCCAAGCAGGGGCTGTGGAAGGTCGGTGAGACCCTCGGCGCCCCATACGGCAAGATTGAGCAGCTGAAGCTGGAGGGACCGTCGGGAGACATGGGCATGGCCCTGAACACGGTGTTCAGCGGACTGAGCGGGGAAGAGAAGATTGTCGATGTCATGTTCCCGCTGCTGCATGGCACGAACGGGGAGGACGGCACCATTCAGGGGCTGTTCGAAATGGCTAATGTTCCTTACATCGGTGCAGGCGTTCTGGCGTCTGCGGCAGGCATGGATAAGGTAGTAATGAAGAAGCTGTTTGATGAAGCAGGACTTGAACAGTGCAAGTATTGTTATTTCAGCGCCTCTGCCTGGAAGCGCAAAAGCCACGAGCTGATCGTCGGTGTGGAAGACCGGCTAGGCTATCCGGTGTTTGTAAAGCCGGCTAATCTCGGGTCAAGTGTAGGCATCTCCAAAGCCGTTGATAAGGAAAGCCTCATCAAAGCTGTGGAATTTGCCCTCAAATACGATACCAAGGTTATCGTTGAGGAGTTTGTGGATGCCCGTGAGGTGGAGGTAGCCGTATTGGGTAATGAAGAGCCTGAGGCTTCGGTTCCGGGTGAAATCGTCTCCTCCGGTGAATATTATGACTATGCGGCCAAGTATATCGACGGTAAATCGCAGATGCTGATTCCTGCACCGCTTGACCCTGAGGTGGCCGACAGTCTGCGTGAAGCGGCGCTCCAGGCTTTCCGGGCGATTGAAGGAAGCGGAATTACCCGGGCAGATTTCTTCCTGCGGAAGTCCGACGGTAAAATTTTGATCAATGAAGTGAATACAATGCCCGGCTTCACGCCTTTCAGCATGTATCCGCTGCTGTGGCGCGAGACCGGTGTATCTTACCAGACGCTGCTGGACCGTATGGTTGAGCTGGCGCTGGAGCGGTATCAGTTCAGACAGAGCCTCAAATACGATAACGAATAA
- the uvsE gene encoding UV DNA damage repair endonuclease UvsE — protein MIVRFGYVAMSTVIKDCSPSKTMTMASFNKLDDREAGLRRLEQIARMNLHNTLRLLKHNVGSDIKVYRLTSKLIPLSTHPDLQDWNPFTALAGEFAEVGEYIKKHGLRVSFHPDHFTVLSTPRPEVLASSVRDLQYHTDMLDALGLPATAKNNIHIGGAYGDKPTAAERFKTHFAQLPARLQERMTLENDDKTFNAQETLAVCRSLGLPMVLDIHHQWVNNEGELPWELWPQVLDTWKSRLALTDVGPGEVLPPKIHVSSPRSPSDPRSHADGVEPAPLFAFLKRIAADTPAVDVMIEAKLKDGALFGLMDDMKELAEAGNGITVLNGASINVEP, from the coding sequence ATGATAGTCCGCTTCGGTTATGTGGCCATGTCGACTGTCATCAAAGACTGCTCGCCCTCCAAGACCATGACCATGGCCAGCTTCAACAAGCTGGATGACCGGGAGGCCGGCCTGCGGCGCCTGGAGCAGATCGCCAGGATGAACCTGCACAACACGCTGCGCCTCCTGAAGCATAATGTCGGCTCGGATATTAAGGTATACCGGCTGACCTCCAAGCTGATTCCGCTTTCGACCCATCCCGACTTGCAGGACTGGAACCCTTTTACGGCGCTGGCCGGGGAGTTTGCCGAAGTCGGGGAATATATTAAAAAGCACGGACTCCGGGTATCGTTTCATCCGGACCACTTCACGGTGCTGAGCACGCCCCGTCCCGAGGTGCTGGCCAGCTCCGTCCGTGACCTGCAGTACCATACGGACATGCTGGATGCCCTGGGGCTGCCGGCAACGGCCAAGAACAACATTCATATTGGCGGAGCCTACGGGGACAAGCCTACTGCGGCAGAGCGCTTCAAGACGCATTTTGCCCAGCTGCCGGCAAGGCTGCAGGAGCGGATGACCCTCGAGAATGACGACAAGACATTCAACGCGCAGGAGACGCTGGCCGTCTGTCGCAGTCTGGGTCTGCCGATGGTGCTGGATATCCATCACCAGTGGGTGAATAACGAAGGCGAGCTTCCGTGGGAGCTGTGGCCGCAGGTGCTGGATACGTGGAAGAGCAGGCTTGCCCTGACGGACGTAGGTCCGGGAGAGGTGCTGCCGCCGAAGATCCATGTATCCAGTCCGCGCAGCCCGTCCGATCCCCGCAGCCATGCTGACGGGGTGGAGCCGGCGCCGCTGTTTGCTTTTCTGAAGCGGATTGCTGCGGATACACCTGCTGTTGATGTGATGATCGAAGCAAAATTAAAGGACGGGGCGCTGTTCGGCCTGATGGATGACATGAAGGAGCTGGCGGAAGCAGGCAACGGAATCACGGTTCTGAATGGGGCCAGTATCAATGTTGAGCCGTAG
- a CDS encoding inositol monophosphatase family protein: MNPLNSDKRNEREPYVVTSKGYTAAAINAAAKAGEWIKSRQGQVKELGSKTSAQDLVTEVDKGVEQMIRRLILTHYPDHAILGEEGVTPGADAITAALEEGRKHEYLWIVDPIDGTTNFVHGFPFYCVSIALAINGELAVGVIYDPIRDEMFVAEKGKGAYMHGIKTSVSKETEPGSSLIAMGFPPDRTFAQPANMAGLQHILPQIRGVRAGGSAALHLAYVAAGRVDGYWEVGLSPWDCAAGVLLVLESGGTVTDTLGNPYDIGTRHIVASNGQIHEFLVSSLQEAEATGFNR, encoded by the coding sequence ATGAATCCTTTGAATTCTGATAAACGGAATGAGCGGGAGCCCTATGTGGTAACAAGCAAGGGTTATACGGCGGCGGCGATCAACGCTGCGGCCAAAGCGGGGGAATGGATCAAGAGCAGACAGGGACAGGTAAAGGAGCTCGGCAGCAAGACGTCGGCGCAGGATCTGGTGACTGAAGTGGATAAAGGCGTGGAGCAGATGATCCGGCGGCTGATCCTGACCCATTATCCCGACCATGCCATCCTCGGGGAAGAAGGGGTTACCCCCGGTGCGGATGCAATAACCGCTGCCCTGGAGGAAGGACGCAAGCATGAATATCTGTGGATTGTTGACCCGATCGACGGAACAACCAATTTCGTGCACGGGTTTCCTTTCTATTGTGTATCCATTGCCCTGGCGATTAACGGAGAGCTGGCGGTCGGGGTTATTTATGATCCGATCCGTGACGAAATGTTCGTTGCCGAAAAAGGGAAGGGCGCTTATATGCACGGGATCAAGACCTCCGTATCCAAGGAGACGGAGCCTGGCAGCAGCCTGATTGCCATGGGCTTCCCGCCGGACCGCACCTTTGCCCAGCCGGCGAATATGGCCGGCCTGCAGCATATTCTGCCGCAGATCCGCGGCGTCCGCGCCGGCGGCTCGGCTGCGCTGCATCTGGCTTATGTTGCCGCAGGCCGGGTAGACGGCTACTGGGAAGTCGGCCTCAGCCCATGGGACTGCGCCGCAGGCGTGCTGCTGGTGCTTGAATCCGGCGGGACAGTAACCGATACGCTCGGCAATCCGTATGACATCGGTACACGTCATATTGTGGCAAGCAACGGGCAGATCCATGAATTCCTGGTCTCCTCGCTGCAGGAAGCGGAAGCCACCGGATTCAACCGTTAA
- a CDS encoding stalk domain-containing protein, translated as MAWKQIIAAGTSGMLLFTLLLGAGAEQAAAADTAAEQGTGQDVFRIVALGDSVTAGYEPGMTDPNTKPYGYAERLLEQGWYHGRSALNNYGILGLTSAGLLNYTGAIKAGTVTTPDGIQAGLPDPRISQFAALAPAIHTELADADLITITIGGNDVSSLFLNVKETAAADFEAQLEQRLAAYSTNVKAALENIRAVNPGATILLADQYQPAPKIALGANYTTLMSAAERFTAAVDTVTASLNTAAAPVLTAHVAAKFAGVEASLTHIIGAGAADFHPTQLGYEKIARVFAELEWGEYRTPSAVAMTGAGATAAPMSIVVKGVELNTPNKPILKNGQNFLALKDILNAVGATGKWDNKTSSATIVYGGRTVVITIGSKFIKVNGVNQAIDTPAFLQKVGKEDKTYLPLAALATGLGFDVNYSSKLRTAFINL; from the coding sequence ATGGCATGGAAACAAATAATCGCCGCCGGAACAAGCGGTATGCTTCTGTTCACTCTGCTGCTTGGGGCAGGAGCGGAGCAGGCAGCTGCCGCTGATACAGCGGCGGAACAGGGAACAGGGCAGGATGTCTTTCGCATCGTGGCGTTAGGGGATTCCGTCACAGCCGGTTATGAGCCGGGGATGACAGATCCGAATACGAAACCTTACGGATACGCAGAACGGCTGCTGGAGCAGGGCTGGTATCACGGAAGAAGCGCGCTGAACAATTACGGAATTCTCGGCTTAACCTCAGCCGGGCTCCTTAACTATACAGGAGCTATTAAGGCTGGCACTGTGACTACGCCTGACGGTATACAGGCAGGTTTGCCCGACCCGCGGATCAGCCAATTTGCAGCATTGGCACCGGCTATCCACACAGAGCTTGCGGATGCAGATCTGATTACAATTACAATTGGCGGCAATGATGTCAGCAGCCTGTTCCTGAATGTGAAGGAAACGGCCGCTGCTGATTTTGAAGCCCAGCTGGAACAGCGGCTTGCGGCTTACAGCACCAATGTGAAGGCTGCGCTGGAGAATATCCGGGCTGTGAATCCTGGTGCAACCATCCTGCTGGCCGACCAGTATCAGCCGGCTCCCAAAATCGCCCTCGGTGCTAATTACACGACACTAATGAGCGCTGCAGAACGGTTTACAGCGGCTGTTGACACTGTTACAGCAAGCCTGAATACAGCGGCAGCGCCGGTACTGACAGCCCATGTTGCTGCAAAGTTTGCCGGAGTAGAAGCATCGCTGACCCATATTATTGGTGCGGGGGCCGCAGATTTTCATCCGACTCAATTGGGCTATGAGAAGATTGCCAGAGTATTTGCCGAGCTGGAGTGGGGAGAATACCGTACACCATCAGCTGTAGCCATGACAGGCGCAGGTGCTACAGCAGCTCCGATGTCGATTGTAGTCAAGGGAGTGGAGCTGAATACCCCGAATAAGCCGATTCTGAAGAACGGCCAGAACTTCCTGGCCCTGAAGGATATCCTGAACGCAGTAGGCGCTACCGGCAAATGGGACAACAAAACGTCCAGCGCAACCATCGTCTACGGCGGACGAACAGTGGTTATTACGATCGGGTCCAAGTTTATTAAGGTTAACGGAGTAAACCAGGCAATTGATACCCCGGCTTTTCTGCAAAAAGTAGGCAAAGAGGACAAAACCTATCTGCCGCTCGCCGCACTTGCTACCGGTCTTGGTTTTGACGTGAACTACAGCAGCAAGCTGCGCACGGCATTCATAAATTTATAA
- the def gene encoding peptide deformylase yields the protein MDDIIREGDPVLRSAAAPVALPLGAEDREALECMLQFLKNSQDPELSAKYKLRSGVGLSANQIGLLKRMFVMYSKDEKGKIVEHAWVNPQIISHSVSMVYLPESEGCLSVDRPVHGFVPRYETVKVRGFDLEGKPVTVKFKGYQAIIIQHEMDHLDGVMFYDRINQENPFKLPQDVEIRSLYDLKK from the coding sequence ATGGATGATATTATACGTGAAGGCGATCCCGTACTCCGCAGTGCTGCTGCGCCGGTAGCGCTGCCGCTTGGGGCAGAGGACCGGGAGGCGCTGGAATGCATGCTGCAGTTTCTCAAGAACAGCCAGGACCCGGAGCTGTCTGCCAAATACAAGCTGCGTTCCGGTGTAGGACTGTCCGCGAACCAGATTGGCCTGCTGAAGCGGATGTTCGTGATGTATTCGAAGGATGAAAAAGGGAAGATTGTCGAGCATGCCTGGGTCAATCCGCAGATTATCAGCCATTCAGTCTCCATGGTCTATCTGCCTGAGAGTGAAGGCTGCCTGTCCGTGGACCGGCCGGTGCACGGCTTTGTACCCCGCTATGAAACAGTGAAGGTAAGGGGTTTTGATCTGGAAGGCAAGCCGGTTACCGTGAAATTTAAAGGGTATCAGGCGATCATTATCCAGCATGAAATGGATCACCTTGACGGCGTGATGTTCTACGACCGGATTAATCAGGAGAATCCGTTCAAGCTGCCGCAGGACGTGGAGATTCGCAGTCTGTATGACCTGAAAAAGTAA
- a CDS encoding glutamate-1-semialdehyde 2,1-aminomutase — MNRSNSEQLYQEALQHIVGGVNSPSRSFKAVGGGAPVFMKRASGSRFWDEDGNEYIDYLAAYGPIITGHAHPHITEAITEAAQNGILYGTPTRLEIKLAKMLKEAIPSMDKVRFVNSGTEAVMTTIRVARAYTKRSKIVKFAGCYHGHSDLVLVAAGSGPSTLGIPDSAGVPGSIAHEVITVPFNDLDGLREALEKWGSDVAAVMVEPIVGNFGMVMPKPGFLEGLCKLAHDNGSLVIYDEVITAFRFHYGSTQTYAGLDNHEDITPDLTALGKIIGGGLPIGAYGGRKHVMEQVAPLGPAYQAGTMAGNPASISAGIACLEVLSAAGVYEEMERLAIRLTEGLQASAGRHGIPLTINRIRGAFSTHFCDHPITNYDEAQDTDGELFASFFRHMLNRGINLAPSKYEAWFLTTAHTDADIDATLEAAEASFEAMAAESK; from the coding sequence ATGAACCGCAGTAACTCAGAACAATTATACCAGGAAGCCCTCCAGCATATCGTCGGCGGGGTTAACAGCCCGTCCCGCTCCTTCAAGGCCGTCGGCGGCGGCGCCCCTGTATTTATGAAGCGTGCCAGCGGCTCCCGCTTCTGGGATGAGGACGGCAACGAATACATTGATTACCTTGCAGCATATGGTCCAATCATTACCGGCCATGCCCACCCTCATATTACTGAAGCAATCACGGAAGCCGCACAGAACGGTATTCTGTACGGAACGCCGACCCGGCTTGAGATCAAGCTGGCCAAGATGCTCAAGGAAGCTATCCCTTCGATGGATAAGGTCCGCTTCGTCAACTCCGGTACCGAGGCTGTAATGACAACCATCCGCGTTGCCCGTGCCTATACCAAACGCAGCAAAATCGTAAAATTTGCCGGCTGCTATCACGGACACTCCGATCTGGTGCTGGTTGCCGCCGGCTCCGGTCCTTCCACACTCGGCATTCCGGACAGTGCAGGTGTCCCGGGCAGCATTGCCCATGAGGTCATCACCGTTCCGTTCAACGACCTGGACGGGCTGCGTGAAGCACTGGAGAAGTGGGGCAGCGACGTGGCTGCCGTTATGGTTGAGCCGATTGTCGGCAACTTCGGCATGGTTATGCCGAAGCCAGGCTTCCTTGAAGGACTATGCAAGCTGGCGCACGATAACGGCTCGCTCGTCATCTACGACGAGGTTATCACCGCGTTCCGCTTCCACTACGGCTCCACCCAGACTTATGCGGGGCTCGATAATCACGAGGACATCACTCCGGACCTGACCGCGCTGGGCAAAATCATCGGCGGCGGACTGCCAATCGGCGCTTACGGCGGCCGCAAGCATGTTATGGAGCAGGTTGCTCCGCTCGGACCGGCCTATCAGGCAGGAACGATGGCCGGTAACCCGGCTTCCATTTCGGCAGGAATCGCCTGCCTGGAAGTGCTGAGCGCAGCAGGTGTCTATGAGGAAATGGAGCGCCTGGCCATCCGCCTGACCGAAGGGCTGCAGGCCTCTGCCGGCCGCCACGGCATTCCGCTGACGATCAACCGCATCCGCGGCGCGTTCTCGACCCATTTCTGTGATCATCCGATCACGAACTATGACGAGGCGCAGGATACCGACGGCGAGCTGTTCGCCAGCTTTTTCCGTCATATGCTGAACCGAGGCATCAATCTCGCCCCGTCCAAATACGAGGCCTGGTTCCTGACCACAGCGCACACGGATGCTGACATCGATGCTACCCTGGAGGCGGCTGAAGCGTCCTTTGAGGCTATGGCGGCAGAGAGTAAGTAA
- a CDS encoding LCP family protein, with the protein MPPRKNRHAKTGKSNKKALIWTLAIILLLIVGGATYYFTSIYNQLDNLHKTGEDSPFAGVPTPSAEAVQVPEWEGTEPVNILLMGVDARGVKKGEVPRSDTMLVASLDPVKKKFFVFSILRDTYVDIPGYGKERINTAITHGPEVAMQTVSDLLGIPVQYYVYTDFQGFIALVDAVGGVDYEVEKDMVYKTIADGPEYDIDLKKGFQHLDGSMALQYVRFRHDATSDFTRTERQRGFLKAVADKVISTTSIIKLPSILSQVTPFIDTNLDMNDMWKLGTVGYDSSMGGSEQIPPMDLLTEERTSGGASVIGFKSEEELQQFVQDAMAEPEPTATPEASPESSPSAAAE; encoded by the coding sequence ATGCCTCCAAGAAAGAACCGGCACGCAAAAACCGGCAAATCAAACAAGAAAGCACTGATCTGGACTCTGGCCATTATACTTCTCCTGATTGTCGGCGGCGCCACTTATTACTTCACCAGTATCTACAACCAGCTGGACAATCTGCATAAGACCGGAGAGGATTCACCTTTTGCAGGAGTTCCCACACCGTCAGCCGAAGCTGTACAGGTCCCTGAATGGGAAGGTACCGAGCCCGTCAACATCCTGCTCATGGGTGTCGATGCACGCGGCGTGAAGAAAGGCGAAGTTCCGCGCTCCGATACAATGCTGGTTGCCTCTCTTGATCCGGTTAAGAAGAAGTTCTTTGTCTTTTCCATTCTCCGTGATACGTACGTGGACATTCCCGGCTATGGCAAGGAGCGCATTAACACTGCAATCACACATGGTCCCGAGGTAGCAATGCAGACCGTAAGCGACTTGCTGGGCATCCCGGTTCAGTATTATGTATATACAGACTTCCAGGGCTTCATAGCGCTGGTAGATGCGGTCGGCGGTGTTGATTATGAGGTTGAGAAGGACATGGTCTACAAGACTATTGCCGACGGGCCTGAATATGACATCGATCTTAAAAAAGGCTTCCAGCATCTCGACGGCAGCATGGCGCTGCAATATGTGCGCTTCCGTCATGACGCAACCTCCGACTTCACCCGGACAGAACGCCAGCGCGGCTTCCTGAAGGCTGTAGCCGATAAGGTGATCAGCACCACCTCCATTATCAAGCTGCCATCCATCCTGTCTCAGGTTACACCTTTCATCGACACGAACCTGGACATGAATGATATGTGGAAGCTGGGCACCGTCGGTTATGACAGCTCCATGGGCGGCAGCGAGCAGATACCGCCTATGGACCTGCTGACCGAGGAAAGAACCAGCGGCGGCGCTTCAGTCATCGGCTTCAAGAGTGAAGAGGAGCTGCAGCAGTTCGTGCAGGATGCAATGGCCGAACCGGAGCCAACGGCCACACCGGAAGCTTCCCCGGAGAGCAGTCCTTCCGCAGCGGCAGAATAA
- the bcp gene encoding thioredoxin-dependent thiol peroxidase, with amino-acid sequence MTKPIEIGQKVPDFTLPASTGGEISLSDYRGRKVLLYFYPKNMTPACTQEACEFRDAHDEISARGAVLLGISPDSLASHGKFTDKNGLPFPLLSDEEHRVSEMFGVWQLKKLYGKEFMGIVRSTFLIDEEGKLAAEWRKVRVKGHVEKTLEELAK; translated from the coding sequence ATGACGAAACCAATCGAAATCGGGCAAAAAGTCCCGGACTTTACGCTTCCGGCATCCACGGGCGGAGAGATCAGCTTAAGCGATTACCGCGGGCGTAAAGTCCTGCTTTATTTTTATCCGAAAAATATGACGCCTGCCTGCACCCAGGAGGCCTGTGAATTCCGTGACGCCCATGATGAGATATCCGCCCGCGGAGCGGTCCTGCTGGGGATCAGTCCGGACAGCCTGGCATCCCATGGCAAGTTCACAGACAAGAACGGCCTGCCGTTTCCGCTATTGTCTGATGAAGAGCATCGGGTAAGCGAAATGTTTGGGGTGTGGCAGCTCAAAAAGCTGTACGGCAAAGAGTTTATGGGAATCGTACGCTCCACTTTTCTGATTGATGAAGAAGGAAAACTGGCGGCAGAGTGGCGTAAAGTCCGCGTAAAGGGCCATGTTGAAAAGACTTTGGAAGAGCTGGCGAAATAA